AATcccaacattttttttttcttaaaaaaacatcaatatgAGATAATCTTGAACACATgcataaactgaaaacaaattataacataCTCGTTTCGAGTAGCTCAGGACTAAGGTGGAATGTCTAGTGTTTAGGGTTTAGGTCTATTGTACGAGGTTTCTTGTTTTAgtaatattatcttattctGGATAGTGTTTGTGACGAACATGCCTAATTTAATCTTGGTTTGAATCATCAGGTCACGAACCTTAACTTTCTTTTATCTCCtaatttgattgttgattatacccaatgatgaaatttttttgaagaaatacattaggtaaaaatatttagtgaAATTTTTGTCGGCTGCCTAGTGCTCCTCCTAGGGAAATAGAAACATAAAAATGTAAACGTGATCTTATcagagttttaaaaatgtttataaaagCTTATAAAATTCTCAAAACCAATTAGTGATAGGTTGAATAGCAAACGAAACTTATGGAGCTTAAAACCAATCCAATGCGCTTTcttcaaagttcatgattaatcgaactaatttaaaattgtggaacaaactaaccgaatttaatactccattttttcaaataattgtgttttttcCTATTTATGTATATCCTGaccaaaaaaattttgataaaatatttaaaaatcaatttaaaatccaaaaaagtTGAATCACATTTTAAATTCCAATTTTGTTCGGATTTAATATCCAATTTTTGAATGGGCAGATGGAGGCTTGTGAAATATTTTAGGTGCCATTGTTGTTTGgatttattatactttttttcgtttcttaaattaagaaattcttcttttctggTGTTttctaaaagtaaaaatatttcattttaggaaaattctttttctttataaggTGAAACctatttttcaacaaaatattttttctttctatttctattatattttattaattttatattaaaatttgtattgcTTCAAAAGTTATTATTTATACAATGTATTTGATGCCGTACAACTTAACACAATAAATTCGATAAGGTGTAAAACACAATTACCATATTAAATTGACTCTTTAGAAAAACAAAGTTATATAATGTATCTGATGTCtccattaaattatttcaattaaaataatttcagtGTGAAATGAGTTTTTAGGTGGACGAAAGTtgttagaccatctccaaccatttataccaaactcaaactcatttttaagtatatgtcataccaaaaaatagttttactctaatcatttacaccaaattcaaaatttacaccatttttgggtttttgtctcacaaaatttttgcaataacaccatatttggtgttatttcactaaaaacaccaaaaatgggttttagtttggtgtatggttggagaagatttcaacaccaaaactcatttatgAAGTacggttggagatggtcttagaACATCTCCAACAATACTGCAAAACTTAAAATGCAATAGAAAAATATCTCCAATAGTACTGAAAACCAATCCTATTATAggttttgatgaaaaaaatacctatctttaAGTTTGTGCTAAAAGTATACCAAAAAAccttttttgattttgatttattgtatttaagtccaaatcattttatttttatcaaatgaaCAAAGGAaggaagagaaataaaaatgcaagaagaaaaggaatagaaaaaagttacgGTACTTCAGTAAAACACACTGACGACCTGCCGAAGaagataacaaataaaaatctaaataattctattaatgttatttaattattgattagtGGGCTGGCCATTTCTTCATAcacgttttttttataaaattaagtcaaaagaaaaaactaaaaatctaaaatatgattaagaatataaaaatataaagacacaacctaatcaaaataaaaatatgcataaaaaGATATGTGACctatataaaataagattaagaaGATATAATAAACTTAAAAGTTATACTAATATAAGCTAAATACGAAAAACAACAGaaagattaataattaaaattacacgtatttaattatattatatttatgtgataaataataaatattatatatagtcatattaattaataagtcttattatgttattttatataatataatttaattaaagttattGACAAATTGATATTGGGTTAGTgtgtaatttagataaaataaatagatatgattgaaaagtataaaaagtaagtgagtggagaatattctttttaatcagaatttaatgtaaatggttggaataaaatcaatatttagtgtgatatttacactaaaatgatgggtttgagtttagtgtaatgATTTGAGATGGTTTTAAGAGTTGACCGTTTTGGACGGACCAAACAAAATTAGGAAGCACGACTATTAATGATGGATGCagcaattataaatttataatcatcTTCGTATCGTCAGTTGATATGGAATAAGTTCACATGTGTACAAGTAATGCATGTGGCCATGTGGGTGAGGCAGAGGATTAGGGAAAGTCAAATTAACAATTCACATCAAGAGTCAATTGCTataaaattactccctccgtcccctaaaaatttgtcacatatttcttttttcgtttGTTCctgtggatctcatattccactaatttattttcactcacatttttttataaaactaatactccctctgtcctactagaaatgaaacgtttttctttttggattgtcccattaaaaatgaaacgtttcttaaaaatagaaataattttctctctacttttctctctcttactttactctcacttctttaactcacaaaacaacactacattaaatcatgtgccgaaaagcaaacgtttcatatttattgggacggagagagtatataaaagtagaatccACATGgcaccaattttttcaactcactttctattatatttcttaaaattcgtgtcaggtcaaatggtgaaaaattatgaaggacggagagagggagtattttgcGTTGCCTTTTCAAACCAAAAGGTGACTAACAATTGAAAAGTGTGCATTTCAAAGAGATCCAAGCGATATTGATATGGCAGATGCGGCAATCTCATCTGTGGTGAAGCTGCTCGGCAATCTGCTGATCAAGAAGGTGATCTCCCTGCGAGGCGTGGAGGGAAAGGTGCGGTTGCTGAAAGACGAGCTGAAATCGATGCAATCTTTTTTACGAGACGCTAACAGAAGGGAAGCAAAAGAGGAAAGAGTGCGCGATTGGATAAGGGAGCTCAGAGAAATAGCTTTCGATGCCGAAGACACCATCGAAATGTTCCTCATCAATGTCGAGAACGTCAAGAGCAGAGGTCTTCCCATAAGATTCACTAGCTTCCCGAAGCGCATGCACCACCTCGACCAAATTGGGGATGAGATCGATTCGATCCGAGCTAGGCTTGTCACGATTCACAAAAGACGCGTTGAGTACGAGATACAGATCATCGAGGCTGGGATTCCGCAAGTTGAATTGCGGCGGCGGTTGTGTCCTTGGCAAAAGGATGAACATTTGGTTGGCACGGAAGATGCAGTGAAGAAGGTGCTGCGAAAATCGATTCTGGATAAGGAGAAGAGAGGGCTTTCGGTTGCGGTTATACAAGGCATGGGCGGGATCGGTAAATCCACACTTGCTCGGGAGATATACAACCACCCCGAAGTCGTTCGCGGTCCATTTTATCGGCGAGGTTGGGTTGTGGTGTCGAGTGAATTTACTCCACAAGAGACGACCAAGCAAATCATATTGCAGCTGTCCAGATCGGAGGAGGAGAAAAACATACTGCATAAAAATATCCAGAAATTGGAGCAGTCAATGAAGGATAAGCAATATCTCCTACTGAAGCTTAAAGAAATGCTTTACAAACAACTGGAGGGAACAAATTATTTCATAGTTATGGACGACGTGTGGGAGCAACAACATTGGGATTCTTTCGACGGTGCTTTCCCCAATCAACAAGGTACGTttgttatttccattttaagagtCCTTAATCATATTGTCTAAATGCAAAACCTAACCATATTTGCAAATATTCATCGGTAGAGCTTGTTGAATTTTTAagtcattatttttattagtaggAAATATTAGTTATTGCTATCATTTTATGACGTTTTGGTTCTTGAAAGTGTTTTAGGCTTTTAGTACTGGGTTGGGCCGAACTGAACTAGTGAAATGTCGTGCCATTTTAACcgaaagagtgaactacactAATTGTCCTTGATCTTGTCAAAAAATGTATTAGTGGTCcctataaaatttttatcatttttggtactttaagactaaaataatcctagACACCACTAgtgtaaatatttatagttttggGGTATTTTGGATCTTTCTATTCTCcccttaattttttatttttttcttccatcaccattttcttctataaactcaattatacttttttacataaagaatgttacttaaatattaaaatgttactatacttaagtgaaaaataaattttttaattacattagTTAAAACATAGTATAGTGAAAAACATTTTTAagtatagtaattaaaatttaagtgaatTATATCTAACGTAAATTAAAGCGAACTATTTCAAGGAacattttttactaaaaatattaaagtaaactataataatttttttcaatataaagcTTAATCTATACGTTATtcaagtaattatttaaaaaaattaagtgaatTAATTCATAAGAAAATGTTCTCActtgtaaaaatataaaatggacTAGTATtagaaatgtaaatattttgtatccaaaaatgtatttttatgaatgtcaaaaaaaattgcatgatTGAAGAGGTactaaaattgtaatttccaAATTCTGAAAATGTCCTCCATGACATTTAGGAGATTTTTCAAATGCAGAGGTGTATAAAAGACCAGCAAGTaccaaaaatgtaatttctaaGTAcagaaaatgatataaaattttttcagGGACCATTGGTGTATCTTTTAATAAGATAAGAGACTATTagtgtagttcactctaaccGAAAAAAACCAATTGATTTGACCTTGAACCGCCGACCAGCTGGATCGGTTTTTCAAATATAGTGagcatttttcaaaaataatttttttttgccaaataCTAGTTGCACACTTGCACTACAAACGGTTTATTAATAATGATACATGAATTCATCATTTATATGTAAAGGAccaatttataataattttaatgtaataaaactaatacttgctaaattagtaatataaaattaacgcatgtaataactaatatttgatggaaaaaagaattttaaaaaataacaattcacatatatgcatataaatcACGTAATTAGGTTACTTATGCAAGTAATCAATATCTGGAACTTAGTTAaatcattattcatttataaaaatactcaaCAATAGATTAACATTACATAGAAggaaaaatactagtagtagtatgtaaCTAAATGAACCATATAGATATAactgataaaataatttatcttaaTCAAATACTCGGATTTGGTGTATATTATTAACCAGTGAGTGATAGACTGATAGATAACTCGACATGcaccaaaattaattatccCCAAtgtataatactccctccgtcctacataattttacacagtTTGACttggcacatgttttaagaaatataatagaaagtgagttggaAAAAGTCGGtaggatgtgggtcctatttttaaagtattggttttataataaaatgtgagtaggaatgagttagtggaatatgaagtccactatagaaaatggtaaaagtgaaatgtgtaaaattatgtgggacagactaaaatgaaatactggGTAAAATCAtgtgagatggagggagtagtagataattcaaaaaattccatgtaaaaattattagtgatttagtttgttcccaatttatatatttttgtatgaCTATAGAAAAGGTATCCTAATTTTTACATACTATTAATCTTGTTTACCTCATTGATGATCCGTTACTACCATCATAAATTGCTAAAATGGCGACACAAGTAGAATTACAGTGTTTCTAAAACTAGGTTTATGTCCTTACAGATCAAACAAGTAGATTAATTCTCACAACTCGCAACAAAATTATTACAAAGCACGATCAATATGAGCATAAGATGAAGCTTCTAGACTCCGAGAAAAGTTGGGAATTATTCTTGAAAAAAGCATTCATTAACAGCACCATTGGCACGTGTCCAGAAGAATTACAGAGTATAGGAAGACAAATCTTGAAAAAATGCAATGGTCTGCCATTGGCAATAAGTGTGATAGGAGGCTTACTTGCTGGTGCTCAAGATGAGAGCAGATGGCAACAAGTTCTCGACCAAATAGATTCCGATATCCCCGAAAACAATATACCAAATATTTTGGGGCTGAGTTATCAGAATTTATCTCCCCAATTGAAATCATGCTTCTTATGTCTAGCCTTTTTCAAAGAAGACTCTACTATCCCTTCAAATGAGGTAGCAAGAATATGGCGTGCACGGGGCTTGATCCAGAAGAAAGGAAATAGAAGTATTGAGGATATTGGAAGAGGTTATCTGAATGAGTTGATCAATCGAAGCATGCTTCAAATTCAGGATCTAACCGTCGATGGTCGAGTCAAAAGTTTTCGTCTCCATGATCTTCTTCGCGATGTATGCTTAAGCAAAGCTGAGGAGGAAATGGGTGTGAAGATTGTGAAGGGAGGGGAGGGAGGATGTTCATATAAACCTCGTCATCTTGTCTACAACAAATCATTTGAAAGTTTCTCCTCAAATGAGAATAAGTATCTTCACTCTGTCTTCCTCTTTAATGTAGGGTATATTGGTGTGGATATTTCATCTCGTGAATGGAAGAACTTTCAACTCCTTAAGATACTCTATCTTGATGGTTTTTGGTTTAAGAAATTTCCAAACTCTTTTCGGGGCTTGGTTGGATTGAAGTACTTGAGAATAGATACATATCGGAGTAGGGTTTATTTGAAGCTCCCAAGCTGGTTTAGTGAGTTTAAAAAACTCGAGTTTCTTTATGTGGAATATGTAGAGTTCGGAGGTGTTGCACTGAAAATGGAAAGCTTGCGTGACTTCGGTGCACGTAGTGTACGCGGCAGAGCCATGAAAGTAGAGAACTGGAAAAGAATAGAGAGTCTGAAGGGTATCAGGCTACTGGATTGGGTGGGGATGAGCTCGGGACTACCGCCTGATTCCGATATTCGTGAATTGGGCATAAATATAGAGACTGGCAAGGAAGATAATGCTGATTTGGTAATCAGGGGAAGTGAGTCGCTGCGAAAGATGACGAATCTTGTGAAACTACGCCTAACATACGAATATTTTTTGCAGCATGACTCTTGTACATTTCGAAAATTCATTTCCAATCTCAAGAATCTCACGTCGCTTACACTTATAGGGAATAAACACGTTTCAAAATGTCCAGCTGCGAGCGTGTTCCCTCCCAATCTCACTCACCTAACGCTGTCGAAAATGATGAATGTTTCGATGGAAGAGTTGGGTAAGCTACCAAAGCTACAATATCTCACCATAAAGCACTGGAAGATTTCTGGCAGCTTATACTGGATGGAGATATTTCATGGCCAGTATCCCTGCCTCAAGGCCCTCTCCCTCAAAAATATATCTCGTTTGGTTTGTATCATCATAAAGGAAGGTGGAATGCCGTGCCTTGAACAAATCCGGATCCGTGAATGCCCGAATCTGTGGCATCTGCCCAAACACATCATCATCCACAGGTGAAGCTACTTAATTGCTCATCTTTTCATATACGTACGTCTATAAAGTTGGCCTCATTTCAGGTTCTGACAGAGAAACAAAGTGGAGTTCGAGTGATGGGTTCAACAACAAGACTCGAGGTGTCTTCTGGTTTATTATGTTTCAGTTTTTTTGTAGTTTAATGTTGATTGTGTTTGGATATATTATTTGCATGAACCTCATGTCTTGTGCTTTTTATTCTAAGGATACCGATGGATCTTTGTTTGTAATAATCAGTTAGGCAATTGTGTTGCTTGTATATATGATTATGGAGTATACCTTTTAAACTTGTTCAATCTTATGAGCTTTTTAGGATTGTTGGCTAGACATTAATTCAAAACTTCGATAATTTACGTCTATATTCTACAATTTAGTATGATTAGGTAAAGTGAAGTCCAATCGCTTATTCATAACATCTCCAAGGGAAGAGGTAAATGGAGATgtaaactaatataactaccatatttactttttgttcatgaaaaattattctGGGTGAGGTAtctgagaaggtattatacatttttccattttgaagagATATTTTTACCTCCCCATCAAGGGagaggtaaaattttatacctatcatatttgtcttcttttcatgaaaaacccTTCTCCAAGGGAaaagtatttgagaaggtattatcctattatttttaatacatttttgtactattattttatttttaaaaggtATTTTACCCTTCTATatacattttccttttgaaATGTGTTACTTTGTAGAAgggtatatttcactttttaagaAGATAAATATATCTTAAATATACATTTCCTATATACCTTCTTCCTTTGGAGATGTTCTCATAGTCATGGCCTCATGGAAGCAACTTCTCCCTAACAAAAATTCCCTGATATTTATGTATCatgttttcacttttcaatAAGAAGGTCGATATAAGAATTAATTGCCTTTAGATAAATTTACTACTCCTtcgttccttaaaaataaacaaagttTGAAAGATATAGGTTTTACTATTCCTCCGTCTCAATTAAGTTAAATCGTATTGCTTTTTGGgatattccaattaaattgagtcattttcttttttgacaaaaaacaaaatattcaatcactcttactttattccatcatcaCATCATCTACTTactctttttatcttttctactttattcatctcttctacttttcaacacaatttcttaattttcgtgcCCACAAGTTTTGACTCAAATTAGTTGGGACGAATGGAGAATACATGATTAGttaaatgagagagagaagtgaatggagtattattagtgAAGAATGAGACCACtttattagaaagaaaaatatttttgtatttaaaattggtgtaattttatttccaaatatcaTACACATTACagtaggggagtgatcaattgctaactcatcatttaattgctaactacaactaatttaaggccataggattttagaaaacgtgtggtctacaatttgccacgtgtaattttcgtttttattaataaaatcaaaaaagataCAAAAAGatgccaaattagggttttgcataaaaatgtcaatatagtgtttcgaaaatatcaacacaatgctttgagaatatcaacacaatgctttaagaatgttaactcattgcttatattgacattctacatatattatattgacattctacatgtattatattgacatattttatatagtatattgaCATTCctgcttgtacgaaaaaattaaaaaatttcgaattttttttcaaattttgacgtcggaacatatgcatgtatgatatcgttggaatccttatgaaattatctttaatttgatatatgttatatgaatttaaagttttgagatttcttttaaaagttaattataactaaacatgtagttaattgacattaatacccctattgatattttttggaattaattctatgactttattgacgtttttcgttgatcatattgacatttagggattaatgatctaagtccttaatttgaatatctaatggttattatttagttgtagttagcaattaagttataagttagcaatataacactcccccaTTACAGTAATTATTCGACACTAcgagaatttatttaatctattttttaaattgcgCGCTTTAAATTCAATACTACATTTAGCAAAAGAAAAGGATATATATGACTCCCATAGTAGTTGAAACGCTTTTGTTATTCACATAGTAATTCATAAAAGTGGTATTTAATGATTTAAgtacaaattaaagaaaataaaatagataagtGAATTTAAAAGAGGCTAAAgatgtgttgattttgatatgaaatgaaaatgacttGACTATAGTTGACAattcaaaatagaataagatttaattatagttgATGACTCGATTAATATGGAAAGTATTAAGTACTTCTCCCGTCCCAATTAAGGAGTCTCAGTTAATTATATTAGAGTGTCTCATTTTAGGAGTTTtggttgaaatattccataaatggtaataaacttcacattctactaacttttttccactcacattttaactaaaaatttatagCGTAAATATAGGAtccacatttcactattttttttgccaatttttcttaaattttttaaaactcgtgttgaACTCAAATGGAACTGGTAATAACGAAGTTAAAGCAGGCTTAGGGAGAACATATGGGCTGGTGATGCAGTATGTTGATAACAGAGAGAGGTAATATTAATGCCAGGCCCAatgttaataaaatgtgaagcCCAATATTCAAATTGGGCTTCAAAATGTTGGgcacaattatttttattggtaacaatggaaaagaaaatttttagtttggGTTTGGGGTACCTTTTCTGATATAGAAAAGCcagaaaaataagtaaaagatagaaaaattgGTGGgccatattttaaaaatgacaagagactcataattttataatagattaAAGTAGAATAACCAtattattgattatgcatggaggaaatatataattttttgtaactCGACCTACCTATATTCAAACAACTACTATCACGATGAGGAAACATTGTAGATGCGTAAACAAAAATAGCTAGAAAGGCTTGTTTACATACATTGGCCCAAGCTATTAATCTTTGCTACGATTTAGCTAAATTCGTGGGAGGGAAAATCAATGAAGATGAAAAATTGATTGTAAATTCTTTTCATAATCTTACAACGGTAAAATAGCTTCAATCATTCTATGCAAACTACTCAAGCTTGGCTCATGCAGCACATGGAGGAACCATGCATTTGGAGAAGAATCCCAGcatttttttctgaaaaaaacatcaatatgAGATACTAATATTTGCCACAAGTATAAATTGAAAGTAAATTACTTACTCTTTTAGAATTTTCGAGTAGCTCGGGTGGAATCTTGTATAGATCCTCATCCACGGGTTTAGCAGAAACCGAGGATCTATGTTGTACAAGGTTTCCGGATTTAGTAGTATTACTCTGTTTCTGTTTTGGATAGTGTTTGTGCGGAACTGCTTGATTTAATCTTGGTTGATTCATCAAGTCACGAACCTTAACTTTCTTCATTTGCTCATTTGAATGTGGATACCCCTTGTTCACTCCTCTTGTCTGAgacaaaatttcaagaatgTAAAATTAGATCGGTAGagcgaaaaataaaatagtttcgGGGAGCTAAAATCGAAAATTTCTCGTGTgctaaactaaaaaaatttaagaaatacatAATGTTAaggtaaaaatatatttagtgaAATAACTTACAATGATTGTTGACgtcattaattttacaaataatataaaaattacgcttgatttattcttttatttctttttttaagttaatagagaatatgaataaatcgatttttttttaatttttatgtaaattaataaattagtggtaTCAATAACTATTTGTAAGGTTAGAAAGAAggataaaacaaattaatgtcaATATGGATGCATTACAATCTTACCTACCAATTTTCAAGTGGGATGTGTGTGATTGTAGAAGGAATTAAAAGGTAGATAGTGCAATCAATGAGATCCAGCATAAATAACTATACCGACACCATTTACACTGTATCTTTATAGCTCTAACTTCTAAGATTTTATTGTAAAgtccaaattttatatttttcaatcaatATAGATCAATATAAAGtatttaatctaaaaattatgaattatttatactTGACATGTAACATAACTTAATAaactatgaaaaataataatcataatcataaaatttgattaaattctaATGAGCCATATAAGatctataaacaaaaatattaaatttcgaattaaaattttttttttcaatcatcTCATTCATGTGTAAAATGAttagattttgaaataattctgtaatttgaataattactatatatcCTAGTTGGAATCCCGCAGATAGCAcaattatatgaaaatgacaTGACCACAAAATGCAGTTATTTAAAATCCACCAAATAGGTTTAACGCAAAATTCATGGATTAATATTTacaaagattattttttaaccataaacaaaatatatcaaaaaactatagaaatgatttaaaataGAGTAAATGCTAAAATTGGTTCTgaccatattttattttacgattttggtcttATACTTTGtcttttgaatatttgcatcctaaaaatttcaattcgGATCACAGTTGGTCCTACACTAACAGTTTCGTCAATTTTGAAAGAGTTTTAACCCGATTTTGACGGTTTTAACAGTCCAACTCTGGCTAAAACGTTTAAAAATTGGCGGAACTGTTAGTGTAGAACtaattgtgatccgagttgaaatgttcttgatgcaaaaattcaaaagataaaata
The genomic region above belongs to Salvia hispanica cultivar TCC Black 2014 chromosome 3, UniMelb_Shisp_WGS_1.0, whole genome shotgun sequence and contains:
- the LOC125212471 gene encoding uncharacterized protein LOC125212471, translated to MGTENYRKSGQIPAFGDWENASEMPITQYFECARQAGLLRCSCSAECGGAYGANAAYWGGGGGVNAYGVGYEKPLPLPRRVYADPERKTRGVNKGYPHSNEQMKKVKVRDLMNQPRLNQAVPHKHYPKQKQSNTTKSGNLVQHRSSVSAKPVDEDLYKIPPELLENSKRKKMLGFFSKCMVPPCAA
- the LOC125213099 gene encoding putative disease resistance RPP13-like protein 3; this translates as MADAAISSVVKLLGNLLIKKVISLRGVEGKVRLLKDELKSMQSFLRDANRREAKEERVRDWIRELREIAFDAEDTIEMFLINVENVKSRGLPIRFTSFPKRMHHLDQIGDEIDSIRARLVTIHKRRVEYEIQIIEAGIPQVELRRRLCPWQKDEHLVGTEDAVKKVLRKSILDKEKRGLSVAVIQGMGGIGKSTLAREIYNHPEVVRGPFYRRGWVVVSSEFTPQETTKQIILQLSRSEEEKNILHKNIQKLEQSMKDKQYLLLKLKEMLYKQLEGTNYFIVMDDVWEQQHWDSFDGAFPNQQDQTSRLILTTRNKIITKHDQYEHKMKLLDSEKSWELFLKKAFINSTIGTCPEELQSIGRQILKKCNGLPLAISVIGGLLAGAQDESRWQQVLDQIDSDIPENNIPNILGLSYQNLSPQLKSCFLCLAFFKEDSTIPSNEVARIWRARGLIQKKGNRSIEDIGRGYLNELINRSMLQIQDLTVDGRVKSFRLHDLLRDVCLSKAEEEMGVKIVKGGEGGCSYKPRHLVYNKSFESFSSNENKYLHSVFLFNVGYIGVDISSREWKNFQLLKILYLDGFWFKKFPNSFRGLVGLKYLRIDTYRSRVYLKLPSWFSEFKKLEFLYVEYVEFGGVALKMESLRDFGARSVRGRAMKVENWKRIESLKGIRLLDWVGMSSGLPPDSDIRELGINIETGKEDNADLVIRGSESLRKMTNLVKLRLTYEYFLQHDSCTFRKFISNLKNLTSLTLIGNKHVSKCPAASVFPPNLTHLTLSKMMNVSMEELGKLPKLQYLTIKHWKISGSLYWMEIFHGQYPCLKALSLKNISRLVCIIIKEGGMPCLEQIRIRECPNLWHLPKHIIIHRF